CTGGATGAATTCATGGGCGGCGATGAGGCGCTCGATGAAATTCACACCTTCTTTGACGGCGTATACGCGAGATGGAATGGTATCGGGGCATGGGATCCTCCCCATTACTTGACTGAAGAGGAAGCATACATCTGGGAACGGGAACGGCGTTATGCTGCACTCGGATGGATGATTACCGACGTTGTACTTCGTTTCAAGGCTTGGTTGCACTATTATGTGTTGCGACAAAGGTAACTCCCTCTTTTAACTCGTTGATATCTTAACTGTGAACCCACGAGGCCCGGCTCTGAGCGGATTGAACCCTCTTATAGGTAGTTTAACCTTATCAAGGATTTCTGGTCTCTCAAAGAAGTTCAAATCACTGTTTCCGTGTTTTTCGTCCAAAGTATTAAATATTTTATGTGTTTAACACAGTATCGTCGTGAGACATATAGAGGTGAAACATGAGACGAATACAGGAATTGATTGAAACCTTCGAAGGTCTGTTAGAAGATCTTGATGAAGCAGCAAATCAGATTGATGAAGTCCTCGAAGAAGTGGGTGGAAACATTGAGGCCGACGCAAGAGGGACATGGTTCAACACACTTAAACAAATCATCGATCTGAACTTTGATGAGAGTCGCACGGATACTACCCTCCAGAGGATGAAGGCCCGGTTGACTGAAGAAACCATCGAAGCAGACATCCCGGTGTATGGTGACTGGACCGTTCTGGACATCACAGGGCGTGTAAGTCGCATCGTGTACTTCTGGAAACAGACAGGACCGAGATCGGGGCACATATCGAAGGCCGTTCAAGAGCATACTGGGTTCGGGCGATACAGAGATCGATTCTATACCCAAGATCTGCCTCCAGAGGCGCTTGAGAACCTTCCTCCTATCAAGACCCTTGAAGAATTGAGGAAGTTGGTAGATCAGGGCATTCTCTAAATCTCTCTTTTGTATTAATTCAAAATGTTATTCCGTTAATTACTTATAGAATACCAACTAATAACATATTGTAGCAAACATATAGGAGATGAGAAAGATGAAAGTAGACATCACAGAAGTTCAGCGCGCTTGTCAGTATCTGGCCGGTGTTTGCGACGGCGCTTTGTCGGAGGACGGTCACGGCTTCAATAAGTACGATGCGAGATTCGGCCACAGTCTCGCCATCCAGAAGAACTGGTCCCTCAAACAGGCTATCGCCGCTCAGAAAATGATGATCAAGTATCAGAACCAGTTAAAGATCGCTGGATTCGACACAGACCTAATCCTGAAGAGTGAGATCGTAGTTCCTCAGATCGTCAACAAGCCCGCAACTGTTACTAAGAACACGGCCATGCTGGTTAAGGGGCAGATCGAGATCTGGTTCAAGTTCGATTACAAGACGCTGGAGATGATCAAGAGCCTCCCGGGGAGGAAGTTCACAGAAGACACGCGGGGCAAGTTCTGGACCGCTCCCCTGGCACAGGACACCGTAGAGAAACTGGACCAGGCTGGATTTGAACTGTGCCCGGAACTCATCAGGTTCCTGGACACGGCCCAGAAACAACTCCCGGTGGAGGAACTCGAGGAGATCGAGGTTGACGGCCTCAAACGCGAACTGTTCCCATTCCAGAAACAGGGCGTAGCATTCATTGAGCAGCGCAACGGACGGGCACTCGTGGGCGATGAAATGGGTCTGGGGAAGACGATTCAGACGCTTGCCTGGTTACAACTTCACCCCGAGAAAAAGCCGGTCGTCGTTGTCTGTCCGGCGCACTTGAAACTGAACTGGGCGCAGGAAGCAAAAATGACCCTCTCCGGGGATCGGACAATCCAGGTCATCTCTGGCACGGACACCACACAGAAACTGTACGGGGACATCATGGTAATCAACTATGACATCCTGCACAACAAGTATGAGGAGGGCCCGAAGAACTTGGTCACTGGAAAGAAACCCATCAAGGAGATTCCGTACTCGGGCTGGATTGACTTCATCCTGGACCGGAACCCAGAAGTCCTGATCGTTGATGAGGCGCACTTCATCAAGAACAGCAAGGCGTTCCGATCAAAGGCGGTCACCAAGCTGGGTCGAAAGTGTAAGCACGTCATCGCACTCACCGGCACGCCTCTGGTGAACCGCCCGATCGAAGGATACAACATCGTCCAGATGATTGACAGGACAGTTTTCCCATCCTTCTGGGACTATGCGCAGAAGTACTGTGGGGCACACCACACCCGATTCGGATGGGACCTGTCAGGTGCTTCGAACAAAGAAGAACTTCACCAGAAACTCAAGACAGTCATGATTCGGCGCAAGAAGGCGGACGTCCTCAAAGAACTGCCTGACAAAGTGTTCTCCCATGTCCCGATGGAGTTGTCGAACCGAGAAGTGTATCAGGAGGCGGAAGAAGATTTCATCGCATTCCTGAAGGACACCGAGGGCGCGGCCGCGGCAGAGAAGGCCCGAAACGCAGAACACCTGGTTCGAATTGAAGGCCTTAAACAACTGGCGATGCAGGGTAAGATGAATCACGTGATGCAGTGGATTGAGAACTTCCTGGAGGAGAGCGGACGGAAACTCGTTGTCTTCGCAGTTCACAAAGTCACTATCAATGCACTGATGAAGAAGTTCCAGAAATGTGCGGTCAAGATTGACGGTTCGACACCGGCTCCGAAGAGGCATGAGGCTGTTCAGGCATTCCAGAACAATCCCGACGTCAAACTGTTCATCGGGAACATTCAGGCTGCGGGAACTGGACTCACGCTGACAGCAGCATCAGCGATCGCCTTCGTCGAACTCCCGTGGACACCCGGGGAACTGTCTCAGGCGGAGGACCGCTGTCACCGGATCGGGCAGAAGAACGCCGTCAACATTTACTACCTGCTGGCGGAGGAGACGATCGAGGAGCAGATCGCAGCACTGCTGGATGAGAAGAAGAAAGTCCTGAATGCAGTGATCGACGGAGGGGCGGTGGAGCATGTTCAACTCCTGACCCGCCTCCTCTCATCCTTCGCGTAAGGAGCACGCATGGATCTAGAACGGCTATTATCTGACTATCACGTCGACTTCGTACGGCCCGGAGAACATGCCCGCACTACAGAAGGATGGATCAACTTACATTGCCCGTTTTGTGTGGGGAAGGTAGATTATCATCTAGGTGTGAATGTAGAGACGGGCGCCTGTCATTGTTGGCGATGTGGACCGCATGCACTTGTTAGCGTCTTGAGCAAAGCAACCGGTCTCTCCATTCTCGAGATTAAGAGCGTCATTCGAAAGTATGAAGGCGTGCGCAGGAAAGTTCACGTCACGGAGCCGAGAGTAGCAATTAGGCCACTTAAACTACCTCAACCGACTATCAAGTTGAATCAGTACGGGAGGCGCTACTTACGTACCCGAAGATTTGATCCGGATACGATCGAAGAGGAATGGGGCGTATTACAGACAGGTCCGATCAGTTCTCTCGACCTGATTAGTTATGGGAACCGCATCGTGATCCCGATTTACTGGAACGGGAAGATGGTCAGTTTCCAGACTCGAGACATTACGGGCAAGAGTGACAAGAAGTACATTGCCTGTCCATCGAAACGCGAGAAGGTAAAGCATGCACATATCGTGTACGGGCAAGAATCTGTCTGGCAAGATACGGATACATTGATTGTCGTTGAAGGCGTATTAGATGTCTGGCGATTAGGGCCGTACTCTGTCGGGACGTTCGGGACATCTATCAATATCGAACAAGTCTTGAGTTTGTCGAGATTAGCAGATAAGTTCATTATCTTGTATGATACTGAGAAGACGGCGCAGGAACAAGCGAGAAAGTTAGCCGTTAAGTTAAGAACTCTCGGGAAGCGTACATCCATCGCAACTCTTGATGATGGTGATCCTGCTGATTTGAAGCAGGCCGAAGCAGACAAATTAGTCAAAGACCTTCTTGTGTAAACCTCAGTAGAGAAAAATAATTAAATACCTTAACAACTTATATGTAGATACACAGTCTAAAACGACGATTCGGTGATCTACGTATGAGCGAGCAATTAAAATGTTCGATATGGGAGGAGCAAGTTCTCAAAAAGTTCTCCTCACCTATAGACGACGATGTTTTCGTGATTCCCACAAGCATCCTGACAACGTTCGGTCCAACCACAGCCACTTTTCTTACGAGCCTCATTAACAAATATCGATCCTTGCGAGAGAGTGGGGCGATAAATGAAGGTGATCAGTTCCCTTATCTCTATACGGAACTGCGGGAAAAGACGGCCTTGAGTGACCATCAGATTCGCACCTGTAAATTGAAACTGATTCAGCGTGGTCTTCTTTGTACTGAAAAGCGTTCTTTCCCGCAGCGAGAATACTACCAGATCAACCTCAAGCGACTGACGATGAAATATTTGATGACGGAGTGAGTTGTATCATGCCTATAATGTGGCCTCAGACACACGATAGCCCGGCTTGCAGCAACTTTCATGGCCTTGGTGGTGTGTGACTATGGGACAAGATAAAATTGCATCAGAGAATGGTTTTAAAACGGGATTCAGGATTCCTGTATCAGCGGATGCTCGTATCCTTACATTCTTCAACGCATACTTCGAAAGCCCGCACAAAGACCACCTACGAAAAGTATATCTGGCACTATGTCAACTTGAGCATGATTTCAAAGGCCAGATTGATGATACGAGCAGTCTGGCAAAGAAAGTGAGTGACTATACAGGACTGAACTTCACAAACACGTGATTGTATATGATTCCATTGATGCGCGTAAACATTCTCACTCTTGACTTCCAGAAGAAAGGGGAGAATGAGCAGAAGCGGATTTTTAAAACACTGAAGGATAATGGGTATGAGGTCGTCGGATGAGAATCCCTGACATAATTTTCCGGTCAGCAGACGTAAGTTTCACCCAGATCCCCAATCATATTCTTCGGAACCCTGAATTATCTGCGAAAGCGAAAGGGATCTTGTGTCTCTTACTGTCTAACAGACAAGGATGGAATAGTTTCGAAACATCGATTGTTTCGATGATGGCTGATAAGAGAGACGCTATTCGAGCAGGCATAAAAGAACTTGAAGATTACGGGTATCTTGTTCGATACAGGTATCGAAAGAAAGACACCAAGAAGTATGCCGGGATGGTCTGGGTCTGTTCTGATTATCCCGAGACGTTAGATATTCAAGAGGTTCTCGATGTTCTTGATGGGTATGGTTGCGAGATTCTTCCCGAGACAACGGCCATAAACGGGTCTAACCGCATTGTCAAAGCCAACGCGGGCGCCGACAACACTAATAATAACAATGTAAAGAATAACAAACACAAGAGCAGCAACAAGGCGACCTTGCGAGCAACAGACAAAAGAGACAGGAAGATCACGGTATCGATGTTCGAACAGTTTTGGTCCATTTATCCGAATAAGACTGACAAGGGGAAAGCGAAAACAAAGTGGCAGCAAATCTGTACAAGAAAGACAGACAGGGATAGCATCCCACTATGGTCTCAGATCGAGAAAGCTATCAATGAACAAAAAAAGACCGACCGATGGTCGAAGCATGGATATATCCCTCTTCCCACTACTTGGTTAAACCAGCAGCGGTGGTTAGATGATCCTGCAATGATGGCTGATTTTGAAGACACCCCATCTATGCAGAAGGTCTCCGGGGATCCCCGGAAGATTGCCCGCAGATATCTGCAGAGCCGGGACATGACAGACATCTTCATGCGGAAGTCGCATCAGCCCGCGATGAACTTGTTTCGGGCACATAACAGGGACTTGGATGAAGGTGTCGTCGCTACTGTCTTGATTAAATTCTGCGAGCAGATAAAAACAGTGCAGGATGAGAACATCCCGAAGACGTCTGAGTTCTATCAATTCTCGCCTCATCCACTTACTGTGATTGAGGGATACATCGAGTTCCTTGAAGAGCAGTCGTCGTGGATGGATTCTTTGAGTCTGGCCGTGTTTGACATAACCAGTGCTATATTTTCGCAGTATCGTTCGAAGTTGAAGAGGTTGGACACATACAACCGCGATCCACTTACAGGTCGGTGAATGCGTGCGAGATGAACAGGAATTTATAGAACGTCGAATAATCACTGGTCTTATTGTTAGCAGTGACTATATTGCACGAATACAGAGCGTTTGGGATCCAGCATTCCTTGATTCTCCCGAACTACAGATCGTCGCGTCTTGGTGTTTGGACTACTTCCGAAAGTATGGGAAGGCGCCAGACAAGTACATCCAAGACTTGTACATGGAGAACTTGCAATCGGGCAAGATCACAAGGACAGCAGATGCACGGTATATTGAAGAACTCCTCGACAGTCTGAGTGATGAGTATGGTCGGGGGAAGAAGTTTAATGGGGCGTATTTGTATGACCGGACAATTCAGTATTTCAAGGCGCAAGAGTTAGCGCAACATAATCAAGAAGTCCAGGCACTCATTGACCGGGGCGAGATAGAGAAGGCGGAGACCCTCGCAGCGTCGTATAAGCCCACGATATTCGGTGTTGCAGACATTGGAATTGAATTATCGGATCTTAACACTATCCCGAATCTTGTCGCCTGTGCGTTTGCAGAATTGCAGCAGCCTCTTATTATGTATCCCGGCGCATTGGGCGCAATGTGGAATCCTCATCTTATTCGGGGTGGCTTTGTCACGTTTCTAGCACCTGAGAAGCGCGGTAAGTCGTATCTCTTGATGGAGATGGCTTTGCGGGCAGTTCGCCAGCGGTCTAATGTGGCCTATTTTGAGGCCGGTGATATGTCACAGAGTCAGATTCTTCGTAGGATTTGCACGTATGTTGCGCAGCGATCCGATAAAGAACAGTATTGTCGAGAGCGTTTCAGGTGCGTAGGAGATTGTTTATGGAATCAATTAGACACATGTACTCGGGAGGATAGGAATTGTGATCACGGTATTTTTGAAGGCACTGATTTTGGATCCTTTGCTAAGAAGCAAGGTGATTACATTAATGATTCCGTTCTGCAGGCGAAATTTCACCAGTATCCTGATTATGTTCCGTGCGATAGTCATACGTGTTCGCAAAGGAAGGGATCGGTCTGGGTCCAGAAGGTGAAGGAATGTAGTCCATTGACGGCGGATCAGGCAGAGAAGGCGTTAACAGCGTTTTTCAGCAAGTACAAGAGACGATTCAAACTGGCCACTTATGCGGCCGGAACTTTGACAGTTACTGAGATCAAGAGAGTGCTGGATGAGTGGGAGAGGAAAGACGGGTTCGTCCCGGACGTGATTTTGATTGACTACGCAGATCTTCTTTCTGCTGATGACGGCGGTGTCAAAGAATTCCGCCACAGACAAGATCATGTCTGGCGTGCTCTTCGTGGCCTGTCCCAGTCCCGTCATGTGTTGGTGTTAAGTGCCACTCAAGCAGATGCCGCGAGTTACGAGAGGGACAGGCTGTCTCTGTCGAACTTCTCCGAAGATAAGCGGAAACTGGCGCATGTGACGGCGCAGTATGGACTGAACCAAGATCCGAAAGGAAGAGAGAAACGATTAGGTCTTCTTCGGGTTAATGAGATCGTGGTGCGAGAAGGAGACTTTTCGTCTGATAATCAGGTTTGTATTATACAGGATTTGTCGATTGGTCGACCGTATCTTGAGAGTTATAAGGTGTGACGAGTATGCAATCAAATGAGAGTGAACCACGGAATGGAAATGGGCGCAAGATCTTGGTAGATGTAGAGCCTCTGAAGAAGACCGATTCTCGACAGATAAGTCTCGATCAGGATCGCCTATCATCGTGGGGAATTCCGAAAGAATAAGACGGTCTTTGATGAGACGAGGGCTTTCAGTTATGGTCAAAAGTTTTATTAGGGGAGAAAACAAGTTATATTATAGGACTTTGGGAGGAGGTGAAATAACCTTTGAGTGAATCGATTGAGATAATCAAAGCATTCACGTTTGACGCCGCGCACTACCTTCCCTATCATGAAGGGAAGTGCCAGCATCTCCATGGGCATACA
This DNA window, taken from Dehalococcoidales bacterium, encodes the following:
- a CDS encoding DEAD/DEAH box helicase produces the protein MKVDITEVQRACQYLAGVCDGALSEDGHGFNKYDARFGHSLAIQKNWSLKQAIAAQKMMIKYQNQLKIAGFDTDLILKSEIVVPQIVNKPATVTKNTAMLVKGQIEIWFKFDYKTLEMIKSLPGRKFTEDTRGKFWTAPLAQDTVEKLDQAGFELCPELIRFLDTAQKQLPVEELEEIEVDGLKRELFPFQKQGVAFIEQRNGRALVGDEMGLGKTIQTLAWLQLHPEKKPVVVVCPAHLKLNWAQEAKMTLSGDRTIQVISGTDTTQKLYGDIMVINYDILHNKYEEGPKNLVTGKKPIKEIPYSGWIDFILDRNPEVLIVDEAHFIKNSKAFRSKAVTKLGRKCKHVIALTGTPLVNRPIEGYNIVQMIDRTVFPSFWDYAQKYCGAHHTRFGWDLSGASNKEELHQKLKTVMIRRKKADVLKELPDKVFSHVPMELSNREVYQEAEEDFIAFLKDTEGAAAAEKARNAEHLVRIEGLKQLAMQGKMNHVMQWIENFLEESGRKLVVFAVHKVTINALMKKFQKCAVKIDGSTPAPKRHEAVQAFQNNPDVKLFIGNIQAAGTGLTLTAASAIAFVELPWTPGELSQAEDRCHRIGQKNAVNIYYLLAEETIEEQIAALLDEKKKVLNAVIDGGAVEHVQLLTRLLSSFA